The segment CCTACACACGTAATAACATAGAGATGAACGCGATCCCAATGCGAGGCGGCTATGATGGCGCGGTGTTGTCACAAAAAGGCTTACCTTGCCCTAACCTTTTCACTGGGGCACATAACTTCCATTCTATTTATGAATATCTGCCGGTTAAATCGCTACAAGCGGCCAGCTCTGTTGTAACCGAGATAATCAAAATCACCTGCGAGCGATACAGTAAATAAGCAAATATACTTATTGCTACGCTGTTTAGTTGCGCCTGATTAATAAAAAACCGATCGAATGATCGGTTTTTATTGAAGCTAGAATGAGCTTTTTTTGACAATGACGTGTTAGGTCCGATGCTCTAAAACGTCTCTGTCAAATTAAGGGATATATGTTGAACTTTAGATTATTTGCTAGCTTTTACTTATGGTAGGCATAGGATTTTTATTTCAACCCCTTGCTCTTTACATGAGCAAATCAGAGATGAGATAAACCATAAAATTTGTACTACTTCATTCTTTCTTTGTAATGGCGCCTTTTGTTTAAGAGCCACTAAGCTATTCTGTAAATTACTCTTAGAAATAAAATTAACAACTAAATAAACGACTTTTCTCAAGTTAGGGTTTTGTAATTGCTTATTATAGTATTCAATCGCATCCTTTATACCTTCACCGTTTGGTATTTTCCTAATCCGCTTAATAGATGTTTGAACACTTTGATTATTTGAGTCTTTTATTTTAAATTTTCCGCCCCACTTTTTTTCTTTTTCAATCAATCGGTTAGGATGTGGAACCAAATTTCCCAAATTCTTCTGAGCTTGTCCAACGACATCTTGGAACTTAGAGGCAGATAAACCATTTTTACCATATTTTGAGTGATAAAACTCAATGACACCATCAGAAACTGCGATATGGTCTGCCCATTCATTACCCAAGTCATCAAGAAACATATATGGTGATATTGTGTTAACTACCGTTTCAACTTTATTGAAAATTGAGTCATTCGAAAATTGAGTGCTATTTGATCGAAAATCACCTTTTTCACTTTTAACATCACTCAATCGAGAGCAAGGTTCGAAGATACTCATAAACGCACTAATATTTGATAGTAAATAACTATTTTCAAATAGTTTCTTCGAATGATACGCGATATGTGGCTTATCAAATGTAATGACATAATTACTATTTTTATTAATATACTCTTCAAGAGTGAGCACCTCCCCTGTTGAATAGTGTAAATTAATATTTTTAAAAGTGTCAGACCTAATTTTTATACTTTGTTTTAGTATTTTTATTTCAATATTAATAGCTTTAAAAAGTAGTTTTTTAGTTGGCGAAGACAAAAAAAGCCTTCCCTTACTTTGGAATACCTCTAATGCACTATCATATTTTGAAATGTACTTTTCAAGCTTCAAGTTACTAGTTGATGAATTGTAATTATATGTAACCTTTGTTATTACTCCTTGTTCTATTTGTTCAATAACATCCCCAAGCTTAAATAAAACACCTTTTGGTGTTAGAGAGCCTATTTTACTACTAAATGAGATAGGAACTGCAAAGCTATCCACAAAGCTACTTGAAGCTTTATATTTTGATATGTCGTCGCAGACACTACCAATCCAATTTAAGAAGCTAACGACATCTACTTTTCCACTATGTTTATTAATCCTAGATGTGCCTAAAGACAAACTATATAACTGACCATTTGATGTAACTCGCATATTCCTGATTGCATAATTGTTAGCGCCAAATGTTGAAAAAGAGTTTTTTAACTCTAACGCTTCTATCACTTTACTTCTTAAAGCCAATGAAGAAACGTCCAAATTATCAAGTTGTAACTTGTGAAACTTTGATTGCTCGTCAGCATATAGTTTAGATAGAATAGAGTAATCAATATTATCTAGATACTTATCTAATTCATTTTTATTTTTTACATTCTTCTTACTAATTATAATATAATCAAGATATTCTAGTATGAGAATGTGGCAAAATTTAATCTCATACTCCTTAATATTATAGCTCTTCAAAATTGAAGGTTTGAACTTTTGCTTAAAAACACAAATAGAATATCGTGCATCATTGCCATTAATAGTTATATAATCTCTTTCCACTTTAACAGTATGCGACCTTGTCATCCTGTTCTTTGATATCTCGAAAAAAATATTTTTTATTGCTTTATCGGATATGGTTTTACTATCATTCTTTTTATAAAAGTAGGCACCTTCTGCCATCTCAATTTCATTAATCATTACGTTCCTAACCTAGCTTTCACCCTGAATGCATAATTGTGCTAATAATCTATTATTGGGGGTTTTAGATCAAGAAATCATAATAAAAATTGCTCAAGAATATAATATTAAACTATATTTATCACTTCTTTATTAGAAAGTACTATGGTCAAAAGTCAGGTTGTCACGGACCGTACAAAAATGAAGTTTTTTAGGTACAGCATAATTGGAAATTCAATCCAAGTTAAAATTAACAACTACAGCAAAAGTACTACAAAGTTCGCGTTACACCATTTATAAGATTAGGAGTTAATTGTTGGCTCCTATAATCTAGGAGCCGAAAAATTTTAATCTGTGGTTATGCCTTCTAAGAAGTAGTCATAAATATATCTATCAAAAGGACTAAAAATACGTAATAACATACTTTTGTTCTCTATTGTCATGTTTATAAACTCTTTAAATACGTCGTGTAACTCAATTTCAGTCCTTTCTAAGTCGATAACACCGTGCCCATGTATTTTTTTCGACAACATTCGCGGTAAGCCATACTCTTCTAATTGATAAACAAGAGGAGGTAAAAAAGCGTTTGATGTCCTAGCTATGAACGGTGATATGTCAACTGATTTGTCAATGATATTTTTTTGAATTACATTTATGTCATTCAAAAGTGACGTTAATTTAAAGGTAACGTGTCTTTCTAATTCAAAAAACTTATCAACATCAATATCGTAGTTGTCTAACTCGTCTAGTAATTCAGGTATTGTCAACTTCCAGTTGTTTGATAGCACTTTTATAAAGCCTACAAAACTTCCGTATTGGATTCCCCATTGTCCTGGTGCCATTTTTAGCACCAAATATAGTAAACGATCCCAATCATTAACATTTGTTGAGTTAAGGTAATTTAACCCTGCCCAAGTCTGCTTATTAGCGACAAGTTCCTTAGCTATATTACGAAGCGCCATTGAGTTGCTAGATTCAAACTGACCGGATTCTTGTAATTCGTTGAACTTGCCGTAACCAAGTATCTCGTCCATTTCCTGCTTGTAAGCGATAATATGGGCAATCTGCTCAGGAGTAAGTTCGTTCTTAAGTTCGTCGAGATCAACATCACCAGCTAGCTCTTCGGGTAAATCCAGATTTAACTGTGTATCACTTGCCAGTGGTGGTTTGTCTAATATGTATATTTGACCAATAAAATGCTTAAACATTCTACCGCCACGGCCGATTATGTTTTTATAAGTGAAATCATTTAATTTAGACCTGCCATTTTTGTTCTTCCAAATAATAACGTTTTCCGCTGATGTGTTTACGCCTTCAATGATGGAAGAAGTTGAAACTAAATTGGTCAATCCTTCTGGTTCTTCAAATAACCTAACTTGAATCTGAGTTAACGAGCGATGCAACTGCCCATTGTGAATACCGGTTCCTCTTTTAATCAAATTCGTCAACTTCCAATTTCTATCATAATTTTCAGTTAACCATGACTCAAAGTCTCTCAACAATCGACGTTCAGTAGGTTTGTGCTTGTCTATCAACAAATTAGAAATATTAGTAATGTTGGAGTATGTACCCGCATAAATTAGAGACTTTCCTTTAGTGTTAGAAAGGATTTCCAATAAAACGTCACTTTTTAGATTGTCATCTTTACCAATATCTCTATATAACTCATGCATCTCTAAAAACACCGTATTAAAGTCTACAGGCACAAACTCCATACCCTTAGTGAATATACTTTCATTCACCGACTTAATGTTGGGTGCTAAGAAGTAACGTTGTTTAGCTTTATTGCCAAGTTTCAAAATCGCATTTATTAGTGCCGGAGAACGTTCCTTATCGAAATCAGCACTGGCTTTATAAAACTCATCGATAACAAGCATATCTATTGAATCCAGTTTATTAACATAATGGATTGCTCGTTCCTGAGGGAAAATAAAGATGTTCTTGTCTGCTAAGGAGACTTCTGAAGTCGTAATCACCTTATATTCGCGGCTAAATTTTTTGTGTAAGCGACGGCGTGTTTCATCAGTTAAGGCAATTGTAGGTACGATTATGACAACATTAGTCGGCTTTTTGATTGCAATAAATGAATCGATAATGAAGCTTTTTCCGAAACTAGTAGGGGCGCTTACCGCAAGATGCTTACCGTTGATCAGCTTTTTTAATATAGATGATTGCTCACGATGAAGTGTTAACGGCTTTTCTTCACCGACATCAACCTTAAATGATTCGTGAGCAAAACGGTCTTGCCACGACGATGTATTCAAATCTAAATATGGATAAAGCCCAACTTGCCTAATCAAGTTATTAATTAGTGGGTTATACGGCTTATTATTTTCCTCCAAAAATGCCAGCAACTTAATTAATTCATTTCTGGCAGAAAGTTCATCATGATCATTAATAAAGTCGTTTATTTCAATACATTTATCAAAAACGTCCATCAATCATCTTCCTTGTATTGTTCTACTTTTCTTACAAATCTATCAACGATTCTTTGCTTATCTGGAACAGGAAATAGAATTATATGGAATGTTACTTGATCGTATAAATGGACACCTTTTAAGCCATTTATTTGCTTTTTGAAAAAGGCGTTAGCTCTGTCTAAATGATAATCCTTGATATTCTTTATATAATCGCTATCCATGCTGGTACACGAACTTGTTATTTCGCATTCGTGTAGTATAAAAATAGGCACATGTATTTTGGGTTTCAAAGAATCTATCGAAATACGGCTAGAAAGCGCATCTCTAATTGACTTTCGAAGTGTTTCGTCTTCAATCAGAAAATCTATATCACTGACATTAGTGATAATGCTGTTTTCTTTTTTTAGTTTTTTAGTATCTAAAGAATTAGCTACAGAACTGACGATGGAAGCTAGTCTAGTATCTTCGATTTTATTGTAGAATTTAGCTTCACCAAACCATACAGTAAAGTCATTGTCTTTGATGACTAAATGCACACTATCTGCACCTTTCGCATTATCTTGGGCATTTTGCTTATAAAATATCTTTGGTACTACGGGTAAAGCCCCGTAATGGTGCTTCATAATACCGTATAGCAGTATTTCTGCTAATTCGCTTCCCTTGCTAATGTCTTTACTCTTATCTTTGTCTACCAATCGTAAGTTCTCAGCGGCAGCTGTTAAAAGAGAATGAGATTGGTCGACTAGTGCTTGCCGTTCGGTAATTGAAAGAGAGGTTTCTGCAATGTTATCCCAAATGAAATTTTGGAAATGTTTGAACCTCCATTTACCATCTTCGAAATCATTGACGAGGCTAAGGACATGTTTGTTGTGTATAGGAGAAATGTTTTGGCTACTGCAATGTTCAGAAAAAGAACTATCAATTAGTATTTCGAAATCCATATAGTTGCTACCGTATTAAACTTGGCGGAATGCACATGGTTGTCTAAGAAATAAATAGAAACCAAGCATACACTCTTTACTGTCCAATTAAGCGTACACCCTTTACTGTCCAATTAATAGCAAAAATAAATAAAACATGATAGTTAACCCACTGTTTTATAAAGATCTAATCATAAAAAAGGGAGAGAGATTATAAAAACAGATTGACCAAAAGTCCATAATTACGGTGAATTTACCCCATGATACGTCACGGGGTCTCTCTGTTAACAGTATTATAAGAATGGATATTTTTTAGTAGAGCAAAGTACATGAACCGAATGTGAATGATTATTTGATCTAAATAGTTTTGGGAGCAATTATTAGTTAGCTATGTAAGTTAGCAGCAACAAGTAAGCACCTCGCCTCCTCTCCCATAATCACGTATGATTAATTCCTCTCTTTCATCAATGGAATGAACTATGTTACTCGAAGGTATTGAAACCTTATTAGTGTTAGCGGAAGAAGGCACCATGAGCCGTACGGGTAGCCGTTTGTATATCAGCCAATCCGCAGTGAGCAAACGGATAGCCAAGCTAGAGGCGACATTAGGCACTAAGCTGATCATTCCTGCGGGACGATTAATTAAGCTAACCCCTGACGCCCATGCGCTGATTAACAATGTAGGGCCGAGTTTTAATGAAATTCGAGGGCTGATTTTTGAACATCAGAATTTAGACGATCAAAGCATTATTACGATTGATTGCTCTGAAACCTTAGTCGCGGGTTATTTATCTCAAGCGATGGGGCAATATTTCCAGCACGATAAATACATTTCAATTACCACTCACCATACCCCAGTGATTGTCGAAAACGTGCAATCTGGTAAGGCTTCAATTGGCTTTTGTGCAGGGCATCTACCTGCAAATTATAGTTTTATTGCCGAACATTTAATCGATGAGCCTTTTAAGGTGGTATTTAACCAGCCTTTGAAGGCACTACCGAAAGCGTTAGTGGTTAATGATTTGAAAAACCCATCCAATTATTCTCAAGCTGCGATTTTGCAAAAAGTCGGAATTACACCATTAATGGAGATGGATTCTTACACTGCCGCAGCACAGTTAGCCTTGGCAGGTATGGCACCAGCACTTGTGCCTTTGTCTATTGTGAACACACTACAGATTGAAGATACGTTCTGTTTTGATTTTGAAGAGTTATCTGGCTTAACTCGCCCTATTAACCTGATTTATCGTCAAAATAGTTACAAGCTACCTAGGGTGAAAAAACTGGTTAAGACTATCGCTGATGTTGTGATCCCTAAAACAATATAAATGATCACTCCCCCCCGAGCAGAAACGCTATTTATTCGCGTTTAAATGCCCTAGTGTGACTTTGTTTTTACCCGTTTTTTTAGATACATATAGTGCTTCATCAATACACTTCATCACACCTGTTATCGTAAAATCTGGGGTGGTAAATTCACATAACCCAACCGATGATGTCACTGAAAAGTGACTATCACCAGAGGTAATACGGTGCTGTGACAAGGTGTGAAGAATACGCGTACAAATTTCTTGGCCATAATGACTGTCGGTATTTTCCATTAACAACACAAACTCTTCACCGCCCCAACGCGCAATGATGTCGGTCGAACGTATGCTCGATAAACAAATGTTGGCAAACGCAACCAGTACATCATCACCAACATCATGCCCATAAGTATCATTAACCTGTTTAAAGTTATCGATATCGAATATCGCAATACTATAGGTTTGGTTGTTGGTTAACGTTGAAATAGCGTCTAGCTTTTCATTTAACAACCGCCTGTTGGGTAGATGTGTTAACTCATCAGTATATGACGCTTTTTGCAGCATCATATTCATATCAAGAATCGAGTTCTGGCTCTGTTTAAGGTACATCTCGCGCTTATAGACATAAACGCAGATCAAGCAAGAGAAAATGTAAAGCAAGCACCTTAAATAGATACTGTTGTCTTGGTGGATTTTTTGTTGGTTTTGAATAACGAACAACCACTCACCATTCGGCACTTTTACTGTAAATGAGTTATCGGTTTTTTCGCAGGTCTTTTCTAGGTTATTAAAAATAGTTAATCGATGACCATCTGGGTTAAAGCCAAGGATTTTATAATAGCTTTTATCTAGCGCTAGTTTTTCTCGAAATGTATCAAGGTAACTGATCGCATTAACAAACCCTGTAAACTCATTTTTTTCATTAAATAAGGGTAAGCGTAAAATAAACGCCAGTTTACCGTTTTGAATGAGCTTTACGGGACCAATTAGGCTAACACTTCGGTTTTCAATGGAAAGTAATACGCCTTTTTTACGCTCTTCAATATGGGTGAGATCGTGCCCTATCGCGCTATGCTTTGTCTGGTTGGGGTAAATATCTGTAATAATCCCCCTAGGCGCATATTGAAGTTCTGAAATTACATCGTTATCAGCCATTACTTTTTTAGCTATTTCATCAAATGCTTTCGTATTTTTACTATTTTGAATATTTAATGAATAACTTAATGCTTTAAGGCTAACAACCATACTATTAATTTGTTCATTAATTTTTGTTGTGATGGTCTGACTGATATTAGCAGTATCTTTATCAATTAATATATTATGTTTATTTTTGTTATTAAAAAACAACAATTCAATAACAATTAAAAATAAAAACAAGGCAAGTAATATTGCAAAGCCAGAATGCGTTATCCTTACTTTAAATTTGTTATCCATAAATAAATCACTGCCAGCATTAGAGTTGAAAATATCAATCGCTTAATTGCGCAAATATACTTCATTTTGAATGAAATTAATATCTTATGTGCAAAAAATGAAGCATTTTCTTACACTGCTAGAGTTTATTTAGAATATCGAAGAGTAAAAATATTTAATTATTATGATTTACTATTTTTTTATTTGTTACGCCTATCACTCCTCTTGTCTCTTTCTTTTTATTTTGTATGCCACGCTAAATAGATGTATAGCGTGGCATTCGTTTTATTTATTGAATTTAAAAACTAAGAAATTGAAACCATTGCGGGTGTTGATCCCAAAGCAGTTTAATCGCCATGATCATCGACATAATAATAACCATTGGACGAATAAACTTCTGCCCTTTATTAATCACAATGTGCGCCCCTAAACGCGCACCAATAAAGCCACCTGCTGCCATAATTAAACCCAGTTTCCAAAGAGGTAGCCCTGCGATAATAAAGAAGGTAAGCGCAGCGATATTAGAAGTGAAGTTTAATATTTTGGTTCTCGCTGTTGCCTCAACTAGGCCGAACTTAGCAATAGCAACAAAACAAATAGTAAATAAAGAGCCGGTTCCTGGGCCAAAGAAACCATCATAAAAACCAATCGATGTACCCACGGCAAAAGCAAACATCGCTTCTGATAGTTTTGGATCGCCCTGCGGTTTACCGATATTAGGGCTAAAAAGAAAATACAGTGATACAAATATTAATAAGAGAGGAATAAGACTGGTTAATATACCTGCATCAATATGTTGAACTAACAACGCGCCAATCGCTGAGCCTGTAAAGGTACAGGCAATGGCTAAGCGCATGTCTTTAAGTTTCACTAATCCATTGCGGACAAAGTACAGAGATGCTGAAAAACTACCAAATGAGCTTTGTAATTTATTGGTGGCAAGCACTTGTGCTGGTGGAATGCCCACCGACAATAAAGCAGGAACCGTTAATAACCCGCCGCCACCAGCAATGGCATCAATAAAGCCGGCTAATCCTGCGACAAAAAACAGTAGTACAAAGATCTCTAACGTTAATTCCATTGCGACTCACATTGTAAGTTATTCTTTAATATCGTGATATTAACGTTATGAATAAAAATGCAATAGCGAAAAACAAGACGACAACCTATTCCAACTTGGAATAGGTTGTCGATATAGAAAATGATTGCTTAGCGATTACTTTCTGTTACGACACATTTCTGCGGGGAAGGAAAGCTGTACCATAACGTAGCGTTTGAAGGTTTCTTCATAAGGCTGATCGTCTAACGCTTTTTGCATACACAATAGCCATGCATCTTTTTCTGCTAAACCAATATCTAAATGACGGTGCGCGCCCGGTATATTGATTGAGCCATACATTTCTGCGTAACGAGAAGGGCCACCCATCCAGCCCACTAAAAATGTGGTGAGTTTGGCTTTAGATTCCGTTAAATCAGGGCTATGCATAGCACGTACTTTGGCAGCAACGGGTAAGGTATCCATGTAGTGATAAAAGGCATCCACTAATTGTTTTACCCCTTGCTCACCACCCGCCGCTTGTAAGGTGCTGTCTCCCACCCCATATACGGGCGCTTTGGCTTTCTTAACACCTGAAAACTCATCTTGCTCTGGGTATTCTGAACTATCCAATCTCGACTCACTGTCTTTTACTGCTTTTGTTTATTTTATTATATCCAAAAATAATAAAGAGCCATGTTACTGACTCTTTATTGTTTGCTTGATGTCACAGCAATTGTTGATTTACTGCTGCTGTTATAGCGGTTTAACTCACATAAATTGGCCCACTGAATGAGGTTACAGGTGGCACTTCTCCAGTGAATTTTTCAATATCGACAACAACGGTATTGGCACTGGTTGCTTGCGCTAGCTCTGAGGTTGGAATATCAATGGTGACGGTATTAGGATCGCCGTAAGTATCAATCGCACCAATGTCGTTATTCAACGGCCCAAACCATGCCCCTTCGTAAATTCTTATTACACCTGTCGGGTAATCTTCCGATAATACCGCTCCTGCTAATAACTGGCCGCGATCATTAAAAACTCGAACAATATCACCGTCTTTAATGCCTTTTTTCTTAGCATCATCGGGGTTGATATAAACGGGCTCATGATCTTTCACTGCATAGGTATTACGGTACTCTTCCGAATCACACATTTGCGAGTGTAGGCGTTTATTGGGATGGCAAGATTGCAGCCAGAATGGAAATTGCTCCGATTTCGGCCCACCATGAGAACGCTCTTCTTTTTCAAACCACATTGGGTGGCCTTGGCAATGTTCATAGTTATAACGCGCTATTTTTCGGCTATAAATTTCTATAAACCCTGACGGCGTACCCAGTGAGTTGATTTCAGGATCATTTCGGAACGCTTCATGGCTAACGAAGGTTTGATCGGTTTTGAATTCGACGATGCCATTTTTCCAAAACTCGTTAAATTCTGGCATCGGGTTTTTATCTTTGTTTGCATCACGACAACTTTTATACAGATCTTGTATCCACTGCATTTCTGTCATGCCGCGAGTATATTGCTTACTTTTGCCAAACCGTTCGGTCAGTTCAGTGAAGATCTGAAAATCTGTTTTTGATTGGTATAGAGGGTCAACCAATTTATGCATTGCCAACACACCAGAGGTGGAATACGTGCCGTATTGGTCGAGATCATTACGTTCAAACTGCGTACATGCTGGTAATACGATATCGGAGAAACGACAAGTTGGCGTCCATGTATAATCAATATTGACGACGGTTTGTAACTTTCTAAACGCTTCTTTCATTCGATTACGTTGTTGATGGTGATTCCATGGGTTACAGCCGCTAAACACCATCATTTTAATATCGGGTAACACGACATTACCGCCGTTATATTTGATCTTTTTCCCCGGCTCCATAATCGCATCAATCCACCGAGCAACAGGAATAACTGCACTATAACCTTTGAAGTCATTATTATTCCAAACTGGCTCTTGCCCTTCATCGACATTTCGTGGAAAACCACCCGGCCCTGCTGCGGTACTAAATGGTAACCCAACGCCACTATAGAAATGAGAATATGAAACCCCACCTCCGGGTAAGCCAATTTGCCCGAGCATAGATGCCAACACTGCTCCCATCCAATACGGCTGTTCACCATGTTGCTGGCGTTGTACTGCCCAGCCAAACATTATCATGGTGCGATCTTTTACTAAGCGACGAGCAAATTTACGAATATCGTCAGCTTTAACGCCACAAATTTTTTCTGCCCATTCTGGGGTTTTCTCGACTTTATCTTTACCTGTACCGAGTAAATACGGTAAAAATTCGTCAAACCCTAAGGTATACGTTTCTAAGAATTGTTTATCGTAAAGATTTTCTTTGTATAAGGTATGGGCAATACCTAGCATGAAAGGAACGTCGGTTTGGGGATTCACGTATTGGTGCTCACAGTCGAAATATTTTTGGCTTTTCGACACCACCGGATCGACCGATATCATGGTGAGCTCGCCCTTTGCAACTTTGTCTTTTAATTGGGCGTAATAGCCATAAGAGCCGTGCGTTTCACACTGCCAACCAACTTGGCTGTTTTTAATCGGATCGTTAGACCACCAGATTAAGGTTTTGGTCTCTTTTAAGATTGTTGACCATGTCGTTGCTTGAGCATATACCTCGGTAGAACCTAATACATAAGGTAAAATGGTTTGCCCAGCTCCCGTTGAGTAATCCCCCACTTTTTTAATAAAATTACCATGCATACCCACCGCACGTTGCATGTGTGAGGTACAACTTTGGAACTGCCCTGTTTCACGCCAGCCTGTTTGCCCCGCATGAAGAGCCCAAGGACCATAATCTTTTTGGATACGTTGTAATTCTTGATAGAAGAGATCTAACGCTTCATCCCACGTTACTCGAACAAAGCGATTGTTACCTCGTGTTTCGCCGCTGTATTTGTTTTTCTTAAGCCAGTCTAACCGCACCATGGGATAACGAATTCTTGAAGGGCTATAAATTATCCCTTTAATTCCGTTTAACATATCGGTTGGATGCTTATCTAATTCAAAGGGCTTAATTTCTGCGACTTGACCATTATAAATACGCGCTCTAAATGCTCCCCAGTGTGAACCTGACACTTTCCAAATACCCGGTGGCTCTGTTGATTTTGTGACTTCTTCAGCAGCCTTAGCCGCTTGCATCAGTAATCCGGGACCAATAACAGAAGCAGCACTCGTAGTTGCTAAGCCTTGCAAAAATTTACGTCTACTCAGTGACATAAAAAAATTCCTCACGATTAAAACGTAAAAAGGTTGCTGAACATGATGTATGTCTAGCAACCTTTAGTTTGATTAATGTTCAGCTTTAGAAAAGTCTGACGAATGGTTTTGTAAATATTTCAAAACAATAGCTTCACTATCAGTATCAAAATTCACAAATGCAAGCATACCGTTAAACATGCCAGGCCAAGTATTTGCGTCAAAATGGTTTTCTGCTGGC is part of the Photobacterium angustum genome and harbors:
- the torA gene encoding trimethylamine-N-oxide reductase TorA, which produces MSLSRRKFLQGLATTSAASVIGPGLLMQAAKAAEEVTKSTEPPGIWKVSGSHWGAFRARIYNGQVAEIKPFELDKHPTDMLNGIKGIIYSPSRIRYPMVRLDWLKKNKYSGETRGNNRFVRVTWDEALDLFYQELQRIQKDYGPWALHAGQTGWRETGQFQSCTSHMQRAVGMHGNFIKKVGDYSTGAGQTILPYVLGSTEVYAQATTWSTILKETKTLIWWSNDPIKNSQVGWQCETHGSYGYYAQLKDKVAKGELTMISVDPVVSKSQKYFDCEHQYVNPQTDVPFMLGIAHTLYKENLYDKQFLETYTLGFDEFLPYLLGTGKDKVEKTPEWAEKICGVKADDIRKFARRLVKDRTMIMFGWAVQRQQHGEQPYWMGAVLASMLGQIGLPGGGVSYSHFYSGVGLPFSTAAGPGGFPRNVDEGQEPVWNNNDFKGYSAVIPVARWIDAIMEPGKKIKYNGGNVVLPDIKMMVFSGCNPWNHHQQRNRMKEAFRKLQTVVNIDYTWTPTCRFSDIVLPACTQFERNDLDQYGTYSTSGVLAMHKLVDPLYQSKTDFQIFTELTERFGKSKQYTRGMTEMQWIQDLYKSCRDANKDKNPMPEFNEFWKNGIVEFKTDQTFVSHEAFRNDPEINSLGTPSGFIEIYSRKIARYNYEHCQGHPMWFEKEERSHGGPKSEQFPFWLQSCHPNKRLHSQMCDSEEYRNTYAVKDHEPVYINPDDAKKKGIKDGDIVRVFNDRGQLLAGAVLSEDYPTGVIRIYEGAWFGPLNNDIGAIDTYGDPNTVTIDIPTSELAQATSANTVVVDIEKFTGEVPPVTSFSGPIYVS